In the genome of Desulfobacterales bacterium, the window GGCATTGGAATCAAGCCTACTGCCATAGCACCTATTACATGTTTTGTTAAAACATTATTAATATCTAAGTTTTCATCGTTTTCATCGAGTTCTTCATTTAATTGTTCTTTTTGATTTTCCATAATTTTGATTTTCCATAATTTAAATATTATTTTTTAAAATTTTGACAGAGCCTTCTTTTTTACAAACTTTGCCGTAAAGCCCCTGCCTTTAGGCATGGGGATGTAAGGCAATTTTCAATCATTTTTTTAGTCTGAGCGATAGCGAAGGCAAAAAACTGATTGAAAACCATTTTTTCTTTGATATTTGTATTGATACTATATATATAAACGACATGCAATATGCAAAATATAGATCAAATAATAATGTGGTTTTTAACTGTAGATATCATGTAGTTTTTGCCCAAAAAGACGTACGTAAAAAAGTATTAGGTAGTCCTTATCAAGTAGTGGCCAGTGTTGGCGCTATTTTCAAATTGTAATGATGAATAAAATTCCAGATTGCTCCTATATGGTTTTCGATCTTTTTGGAAAATGATAGCGTTTTTCGTACTAAA includes:
- a CDS encoding IS1 family transposase, with the protein product LVRKTLSFSKKIENHIGAIWNFIHHYNLKIAPTLATT